One window from the genome of Candidatus Fermentibacter sp. encodes:
- a CDS encoding KamA family radical SAM protein, giving the protein MYGNLESIYTGDDLRDAAAWLIDPVSRCRTLDRARTRILNELGGIQARFTDDQGFRYSTVRDCARALRGMLLPHSEEKAGFSVLEKLIAIQRGGAGGGQSPAFNAEFINLFRGLAGRAGSWMMNDESDTRSLSGREAAVRRSGELDRIWQTVESWMNRWEDGLTPEAVSRREDGRRRVLDILGGGERDWDDWRWQAANAVTSPGLLARLIPGIDTSGVEKAAGLSIPFAVTPYYASLMDPGAGPGDRALRAQVVPSKEYVESFEAARHRADLDFMRERDTSPVDLVTRRYPAIAILKPYNACPQVCVYCQRNWEIEGAMSPTAMAPESGLNDALDWIADHPSIREVLVTGGDPLAMDDSSLGSILRRIAAIDHVDLVRIGTRTPVTMPMRFTPGLLDLLSDLRSPGRREVAVVTHVQHPCEITPAAVRAVDAVRMRGIAVYNQLVFTYYISRRFEAAKLRMLLRRIGIDPYYTFVPKGKQETVEYRVPIARILQEYQEEARLLPGTRRTDTPVYNVPGLGKNYLLANLNRDLVSVMPDGSRLYEFHPWEKNITRQGGYLGTDVPVLDYLSRLAADGEDISDYSSIWYYY; this is encoded by the coding sequence ATGTATGGCAACCTCGAGTCCATCTACACCGGCGATGATCTGAGAGACGCCGCCGCCTGGCTGATCGACCCCGTCTCGCGCTGCCGCACGCTCGACAGGGCCCGGACACGCATCCTGAACGAGCTCGGTGGAATCCAGGCCCGCTTCACCGACGACCAGGGATTCAGATATTCGACGGTGAGGGACTGCGCCAGGGCTCTCAGAGGCATGCTGCTGCCCCACTCGGAGGAGAAGGCGGGCTTCTCCGTCCTCGAGAAGCTGATCGCCATCCAGAGAGGCGGAGCCGGGGGCGGGCAGTCGCCCGCGTTCAATGCCGAGTTCATCAACCTCTTCAGGGGGCTGGCGGGCAGGGCCGGGTCCTGGATGATGAACGACGAATCCGACACGAGATCCCTGTCGGGCAGGGAGGCTGCCGTCCGGAGATCAGGCGAGCTGGACCGGATCTGGCAGACCGTCGAATCCTGGATGAACCGCTGGGAGGACGGTCTGACTCCGGAAGCCGTCAGCCGGAGGGAGGACGGGCGGCGGCGGGTGCTCGACATCCTGGGCGGCGGCGAACGCGACTGGGACGACTGGCGCTGGCAGGCCGCGAACGCTGTGACATCGCCCGGGCTGCTCGCGAGGCTGATCCCGGGCATCGACACGTCAGGGGTCGAAAAGGCGGCCGGACTCTCCATCCCGTTCGCCGTCACCCCCTACTACGCGTCCCTCATGGACCCCGGCGCCGGCCCGGGCGACCGCGCACTCAGGGCGCAGGTGGTGCCCTCGAAGGAGTACGTCGAGTCCTTCGAGGCCGCGCGGCACAGGGCGGATCTCGACTTCATGCGCGAAAGGGACACGTCACCCGTCGACCTCGTGACGAGGAGGTATCCCGCGATCGCGATCCTGAAGCCGTACAACGCCTGTCCGCAGGTCTGCGTCTACTGCCAGCGCAACTGGGAGATTGAGGGGGCCATGTCGCCGACTGCGATGGCCCCCGAATCCGGTCTGAACGATGCGCTGGACTGGATTGCCGACCACCCGTCGATCCGCGAGGTGCTGGTGACCGGAGGCGATCCTCTCGCGATGGACGACTCCAGCCTGGGCTCGATACTCCGGAGGATCGCCGCCATCGACCACGTCGATCTGGTGAGGATAGGCACCCGTACTCCCGTGACCATGCCGATGAGGTTCACGCCCGGCCTTCTCGATCTCCTCTCCGACTTGAGGTCGCCGGGAAGGCGCGAAGTGGCGGTCGTGACCCACGTCCAGCACCCCTGCGAGATCACCCCCGCTGCAGTGAGGGCGGTCGATGCCGTCAGGATGAGGGGGATCGCCGTCTACAACCAGCTCGTGTTCACCTACTACATCTCGAGGCGGTTCGAGGCGGCGAAGCTCCGGATGCTCCTGCGCCGGATCGGGATCGATCCCTACTACACCTTCGTGCCCAAGGGCAAGCAGGAGACAGTCGAATACAGGGTGCCCATCGCAAGGATCCTGCAGGAATACCAGGAGGAGGCCAGGCTCCTCCCCGGCACCCGCCGGACGGATACGCCGGTATACAATGTCCCCGGCCTCGGAAAGAACTATCTTCTCGCCAATCTGAACAGGGATCTGGTCTCGGTGATGCCGGACGGTTCGAGGCTCTACGAGTTCCACCCCTGGGAGAAGAACATCACGAGACAGGGGGGATACCTGGGCACGGACGTGCCCGTGCTGGACTACCTGTCCCGGCTCGCCGCGGACGGCGAGGACATCTCGGACTACTCGAGCATCTGGTACTATTACTGA